The following are encoded together in the Scomber japonicus isolate fScoJap1 chromosome 20, fScoJap1.pri, whole genome shotgun sequence genome:
- the si:dkey-197c15.6 gene encoding putative nuclease HARBI1 translates to MAFALPVWLAVQEELLAYGGDVDPDSPSCFDDFDDEALFQMFHLTRACIAFITDSTRIRMKKVALKKPTLPVDAMVMVTLNYYAHGVSSAAIQQRLRLSQNDCLSIICTVSGVIAGMADQFISFPLTRAARTNVALKIEKLCGITDALGVLAAAHFKIRASPYEKDTFRSFVNTLGYTSVVSQFICDPDGNILSVEKCCVGSTFEQDLWESSFKGREMEDELHGQYWVIGGSSYNLSKHVLTSVSEPANEKENRFNQAHTKIHDVMRITLGSMKRRFRCLMQLGFAQEGSLDKKSNIIKACSVLHNISKKFSVPPPPVVGKIEPLHPGRQHSLAIEINPEALKARQELIDCNFSVASSRQDQPTETVTEEDL, encoded by the exons ATGGCCTTCGCTCTGCCAGTGTGGCTCGCGGTCCAGGAGGAGCTCCTCGCGTACGGCGGAGATGTGGACCCCGACTCTCCCAGTTGTTTCGACGACTTCGATGATGAAGCTTTGTTCCAGATGTTCCACCTCACCAGAGCATGCATCGCCTTCATCACAGACAGCACCCGCATCCGTATGAAGAAAGTCGCTCTAAAGAAGCCAACGCTGCCCGTGGACGCGATGGTCATGGTGACGCTCAACTATTACGCTCACGGAGTATCGTCCGCTGCTATCCAGCAGAGACTCAGGCTGAGCCAGAATGACTGCCTGTCGATCATCTGCACAGTCTCCGGGGTCATCGCGGGCATGGCCGATCAGTTTATCTCGTTCCCGCTAACCCGGGCCGCAAGAACTAATGTCGCCCTAAAGATAGAGAAACTCTGCGGCATCACAGACGCACTGGGCGTCCTGGCTGCAGCTCACTTCAAGATCAGAGCCTCTCCGTATGAGAAGGACACTTTCAGGTCTTTTGTCAACACCTTGGGGTACACATCGGTCGTGAGCCAATTCATCTGTGACCCGGACGGTAACATACTGAGTGTTGAAAAGTGTTGTGTGGGCAGCACATTCGAGCAGGATTTATGGGAATCGTCGTTCAaaggaagagagatggaggatgaATTGCATGGACAGTACTGGGTGATTG GAGGGAGCAGCTACAACCTAAGCAAGCATGTCTTGACATCTGTGTCAGAACCTGCAAATGAGAAAGAGAACCGCTTCAATCAGGCCCACACCAAGATCCATGATGTCATGCGGATAACGCTGGGCTCCATGAAGAGGCGTTTCAGGTGCCTGATGCAACTTGGTTTTGCACAAGAAGGCTCTTTGGACAAAAAGTCCAACATCATCAAGGCATGCAGTGTCCTACATAACATCTCTAAGAAGTTCTCTGTCCCTCCCCCGCCTGTAGTTGGTAAAATTGAGCCTCTTCATCCAGGCAGGCAGCATTCGCTGGCCATAGAGATCAACCCTGAGGCCCTAAAAGCAAGACAGGAACTCATTGATTGTAACTTCTCGGTTGCCTCCAGCAGGCAGGACCAACCGACTGAAACCGTCACAGAGGAGGATCTTTGA
- the LOC128381131 gene encoding receptor-type tyrosine-protein phosphatase H-like — protein MKLFVFLAPENVQKVMVLTQTESSITLTWDKVNNISTYFLKYVNNSIEKEDFINETTEDTSVTNTVIDLSAGKKYDFLLLTTQNGVNSTGYNFSAATAPENVQKVMVLTQTESSITLRWNKVNDISTYFLKYVNNSIEKVEPITTTPEEPSVTHAVTGLSAGTKYDFFLFTTHNGVDSTGFPFTAATAPRNADDFKSIGQNETSITLQWNKVNDILNYILEFNGNQYLVVSITLQWNKVNDILNYILVFNGTPRNADDFKSIGQNETSIPLQWNKVNDILNYTLVFNGQEINVTASLEDKVTYTVSGLTSGTKYDFSLFTVFENVRSSGVNLAAVTAPRNADDFKSIGRNETSITLQWNKVNDILNYTLVFNGHEINVTASQEDKVTYIVSRLTSGTKYDFSLFTVFENVRSSGVNLTAVTAPRNADDFKSIGQNETSITLQWNKVNDILNYILVFNGHEIKVTASQEDKVTYTVSGLTNGTKYDFSLFTMFENVRSSGVNLTAVTAPRNADDFKSIGQNETSITLQWNKVNDILNYILEFNGHEINVTASQGDKLTYTVSELTNGTKYDFSLFTVFENVRSSGVNLTAVTDQYLVVSITLQWNKVNDILNYILVFNGTPRNADDFKSIGQNETSITLQWNKVNDILNYILAFNGHEINVTASQEDKVTYTVSGLTSGTKYDFSLFTVFENVRSSGVNLTAVTAPRNADDFKSIGQNETSITLQWNKVNDILNYTLEFNGHEINVTASQEDKVTYTVPGLTNGTKYDFSLFTVFENVRSSGVNLAAVTAPRNADDFKSIGQNETSITLQWNKVNDILNYILVFNGHEINVTASQEDKVTYTVSGLTNGTKYDFSLFTVFEHDRSSGVNLTAVTAPRNAEDFKSIGQNETSITLQWNKVNDILNYTLAFNGHEIHVTASQKDKVTYTVSGLTNGMKYDFSLFTVFENVRSSGVNLTAVTAGSGIAGTSGTDHLAATPPVSRLNNGGTEHGPLELNVPRLPVYMVDALPEIGGPVLPNHTAPVAANVSVEVPQQNEEIPKGSTFQHPPRSPRRAVPGRAPWEKARPPGARHRAPSPGLAPGGGPSNPRYVFDVGLFELPFAWPLPLDLFAMADPTGAPRNADDFKSIGQNETSITLQWNKVNDILNYILVFNGHEIKVTASQEDKVTYTVSGLTNGTKYDFSLFTVFENVRSSGVNLNAVTAPRNAEDFKSIGQNEISITLQWNKVDDILNYILVFNGHEINVTASQNDKVTYTVLGLTNGTKYDFSLFTVFENVRSSGVNLIAVTAPRNVEDFKSIGQNETSITLQWNKVNDILNYILVFNGSEIRVTPSVEDKVTYTVPGLTSGTKYDFSLFTVFENVRSSGVNLTAVTAPADVKARCENVAAGYSILIVFDKPKGLWTEVEVNVTGKTEKYDNETQKIIIPGFQPAKSYEVSIALLSEKVMSCTPYVFQCQTDPRGVIAGSVIAVLLFGVLVFLVVFILLKRPDIIRKLGPISESRFSENSEAISVAKFPDHFYHLSADENRGFSEEYEKLLPVGTEQTRKVALLPENKARNRFSNILPYDWCRVKLSTSNPTGADYINASYMPGYKNNREYIATQGPLPATVNDFWRMIWEQRVKGIVMVTNCTEGRRTKCEQYWPSDRETCLYGEMQVTNRSEQQEFNWTLREFTLKYKNTSEERTVKHFHFTSWPDHGVPQGSEVLIQFREVFRQHIKTEGTGEPTVVHCSAGVGRTGTIIALDVLLQQLEREKAVGINAFVHKMRLNRPHMVQTESQYVFLHQCIMDCLQPHEKPEENLYENVDMIYVNATALREFR, from the exons ATGAAactctttgtctttttagcTCCTGAAAATGTGCAGAAGGTGATGGTGTTGACTCAAACTGAGAGCAGTATAACTCTGACGTGGGACAAGGTTAATAATATCTCAACATACTTCCTGAAGTATGTTAACAATAGCATTGAGAAGGAGGACTTTATCAATGAAACTACTGAAGACACATCAGTTACAAATACGGTCATTGATTTGAGTGCTgggaaaaaatatgattttttgcTCCTCACGACACAAAATGGAGTCAACAGCACTGGATACAATTTTTCTGCAGCCACTG cTCCTGAAAATGTGCAGAAGGTGATGGTGTTGACCCAAACTGAGAGCAGTATAACTCTGAGGTGGAACAAGGTTAATGACATCTCAACATACTTCCTGAAGTATGTTAACAATAGCATTGAGAAGGTGGAACCCATTACTACAACTCCTGAAGAGCCATCAGTTACACATGCAGTCACTGGTTTGAGTGCTGGgacaaaatatgatttttttctcttcacgACACATAATGGAGTCGACAGCACTGGATTTCCTTTTACTGCAGCCACTG CTCCTCGCAACGCAGACGACTTTAAATCAATTGGACAAAATGAGACCAGTATAACTCTGCAGTGGAACAAAGTGAATGACATCCTCAACTATATACTTGAGTTCAATGGAA ACCAATATTTGGTGGTGAGTATAACTCTGCAGTGGAACAAAGTGAATGACATCCTCAACTATATACTTGTGTTCAATGGAA CTCCTCGTAACGCAGACGACTTTAAATCAATTGGACAAAATGAGACCAGTATACCTCTGCAGTGGAACAAAGTGAATGACATCCTCAACTATACACTTGTGTTCAATGGACAGGAGATAAATGTCACTGCATCATTGGAAGATAAAGTGACATACACTGTATCAGGACTCACAAGTGGGACTAAATATGACTTCAGTCTCTtcactgtgtttgaaaatgtcagaagcAGTGGAGTAAACCTAGCTGCAGTCACTG CTCCTCGTAACGCAGACGACTTTAAATCAATTGGACGAAATGAGACCAGTATAACTCTGCAGTGGAACAAAGTGAATGACATCCTCAACTATACACTTGTGTTCAATGGACATGAGATAAATGTCACTGCATCACAGGAAGATAAAGTGACATACATTGTATCAAGACTCACAAGTGGGACTAAATATGACTTCAGTCTCTtcactgtgtttgaaaatgtcagaagcAGTGGAGTAAACCTAACTGCAGTCACTG CTCCTCGTAATGCAGACGACTTTAAATCAATTGGACAAAATGAGACCAGTATAACTCTGCAGTGGAACAAAGTGAATGACATCCTCAACTATATACTTGTGTTCAATGGACATGAGATAAAGGTCACTGCATCACAGGAAGATAAAGTGACATACACTGTATCAGGACTCACAAATGGGACTAAATATGACTTCAGTCTCTTCACtatgtttgaaaatgtcagaagcAGTGGAGTAAACCTAACTGCAGTCACTG CTCCTCGTAACGCAGACGACTTTAAATCAATTGGACAAAATGAGACCAGTATAACTCTGCAGTGGAACAAAGTGAATGACATCCTCAACTATATACTTGAGTTCAATGGACATGAGATAAATGTCACTGCATCACAGGGCGATAAATTGACATACACTGTATCAGAACTCACAAATGGGACTAAATATGACTTCAGTCTCTtcactgtgtttgaaaatgtcagaagcAGTGGAGTAAACCTAACTGCAGTCACTG ACCAATATTTGGTGGTGAGTATAACTCTGCAGTGGAACAAAGTGAATGACATCCTCAACTATATACTTGTGTTCAATGGAA CTCCTCGTAACGCAGACGACTTTAAATCAATTGGACAAAATGAGACCAGTATAACTCTGCAGTGGAACAAAGTGAATGACATCCTCAACTATATACTTGCGTTCAATGGACATGAGATAAATGTCACTGCATCACAGGAAGATAAAGTGACATACACTGTATCAGGACTCACAAGTGGGACTAAATATGACTTCAGTCTCTtcactgtgtttgaaaatgtcagaagcAGTGGAGTAAACCTAACTGCAGTCACTG CTCCTCGTAACGCAGACGACTTTAAATCAATTGGACAAAATGAGACCAGTATAACTCTGCAGTGGAACAAAGTGAATGACATCCTCAACTATACACTTGAGTTCAATGGACATGAGATAAATGTCACTGCATCACAGGAAGATAAAGTGACATACACTGTACCAGGACTCACAAATGGGACTAAATATGACTTCAGTCTCTtcactgtgtttgaaaatgtcagaagcAGTGGAGTAAACCTAGCTGCCGTCACTG CTCCTCGTAACGCAGACGACTTTAAATCAATTGGACAAAATGAGACCAGTATAACTCTGCAGTGGAACAAAGTGAATGACATCCTCAACTATATACTTGTGTTCAATGGACATGAGATAAATGTCACTGCATCACAGGAAGATAAAGTGACATACACTGTATCAGGACTCACAAATGGGACTAAATATGACTTCAGTCTCTTCACTGTGTTTGAACATGACAGAAGCAGTGGAGTAAACCTAACTGCAGTCACTG CTCCTCGTAATGCAGAGGACTTTAAATCAATTGGACAAAATGAGACCAGTATAACTCTGCAGTGGAACAAAGTGAATGACATCCTCAACTATACACTTGCGTTCAATGGACATGAGATACATGTCACTGCAtcacagaaagataaagtgacaTACACTGTATCAGGACTCACAAATGGGATGAAATATGACTTCAGTCTCTtcactgtgtttgaaaatgtcagaagcAGTGGAGTGAACCTAACTGCAGTCACTG cgggttcggggattgctgGCACatcaggcaccgaccaccttgcggccacacctccggtcagccgcctcaACAATGGAGGCACTGAACATGGTCCACTCgaactcaatgtcccccgcctccccgtGTACATGGTCGacgctctcccggag atcggggggccTGTTCTTCCCAATCACACCGCTCCAGTCGCCGCCAacgtgagcgttgaagtcccccagcagaacgaggaaATCCCCAAAGGGAGTACTTTCCAGcaccctccaaggagtccaagaagg GCTGTGCctggccgggccccatgggagaaggcccggccaccaggcgctcgccaccGAGCCCCATctccaggcctggctccaggggggggccccagTAACCCACGTTACGTTTTTGACGTGGGTCTTTTTGAGCTACCCTTTGCCTGGCCCCTCCCcctggacctgtttgccatggcaGACCCTACCGGGG CTCCTCGTAATGCAGACGACTTTAAATCAATTGGACAAAATGAGACCAGTATAACTCTGCAGTGGAACAAAGTGAATGACATCCTCAACTATATACTTGTGTTCAATGGACATGAGATAAAAGTCACTGCATCACAGGAAGATAAAGTGACATACACTGTATCAGGACTCACAAATGGGACTAAATATGACTTCAGTCTCTtcactgtgtttgaaaatgtcagaagcAGTGGAGTAAACCTAAATGCAGTCACTG CTCCTCGTAATGCAGAGGACTTTAAATCAATTGGACAAAATGAGATCAGTATAACTCTGCAGTGGAACAAAGTGGATGACATCCTCAACTATATACTTGTGTTCAATGGACATGAGATAAATGTCACTGCATCACAGAACGATAAAGTGACATACACTGTATTAGGACTCACAAATGGGACTAAATATGACTTCAGTCTCTtcactgtgtttgaaaatgtcagaagcAGTGGAGTAAACCTAATTGCAGTCACTG CTCCTCGTAACGTAGAGGACTTTAAATCAATTGGACAAAATGAGACCAGTATAACTCTGCAGTGGAACAAAGTGAATGACATCCTCAACTATATACTTGTGTTCAATGGAAGTGAGATAAGGGTCACTCCATCAGTGGAAGATAAAGTGACATACACTGTACCAGGACTCACAAGTGGGACTAAATATGACTTCAGTCTCTtcactgtgtttgaaaatgtcagaagcAGTGGAGTAAACCTAACTGCAGTCACTG CTCCTGCAGATGTAAAGGCTCGATGTGAGAACGTTGCAGCTGGCTACTCTATCCTTATTGTCTTTGATAAACCGAAGGGTTTGTGGACTGAAGTGGAGGTGAATGTGACTGGGAAGACAGAAAAGTATGATAATGAGACACAGAAGATCATAATACCTGGATTCCAACCTGCAAAATCATATGAGGTGTCTATAGCTCTACTGTCTGAGAAAGTGATGAGTTGTACACCTTATGTTTTCCAATGCCAGACTGATCCAAGGG GAGTCATTGCAGGGTCAGTGATTGCTGTCCTGCTTTTTGGTGTTCTGGTCTTTCTAGTGGTCTTCATTTTGCTTAAAAGACCAGATATTATCAG AAAGCTGGGGCCcatttcagaaagcaggtttagtgaaaactctga agCTATTTCTGTCGCAAAGTTTCCAGACCATTTCTACCACTTGAGTGCAGATGAGAACAGAGGTTTCAGTGAGGAATATGAG AAACTTCTTCCTGTTGGCACGGAGCAGACACGAAAGGTAGCGCTCCTGCCTGAGAACAAGGCCAGAAACCGTTTCAGCAACATTCTGCCAT ATGACTGGTGTCGAGTGAAGCTAAGTACATCGAATCCCACTGGGGCTGACTACATCAATGCCAGTTACATGCCA GGCTACAAGAACAACCGAGAGTACATTGCGACTCAGGGTCCTCTTCCTGCTACAGTCAATGATTTCTGGAGGATGATCTGGGAACAAAGAGTGAAAGGCATCGTTATGGTAACCAACTGTACCGAGGGAAGACGG ACTAAGTGTGAACAATACTGGCCCTCTGACAGAGAGACTTGCCTTTATGGAGAGATGCAGGTCACCAACAGATCTGAGCAGCAAGAGTTCAACTGGACTTTGAGGGAATTTACACTGAAATAT AAAAACACCTCAGAAGAGCGCACTGTGAAACATTTCCACTTTACCTCCTGGCCTGACCACGGAGTGCCACAGGGCAGTGAAGTCCTGATCCAGTTCAGAGAAGTGTTCAGACAGCACATAAAGACAGAGGGAACTGGGGAACCCACTGTGGTTCACTGCAG TGCTGGAGTGGGGAGGACAGGCACTATTATTGCCTTGGATGTGCTGCTTCAGCAGCTGGAGCGAGAGAAAGCAGTGGGCATCAATGCCTTTGTGCACAAGATGAGACTGAATCGACCACACATGGTGCAGACAGAG TCCCAGTACGTCTTCCTGCACCAATGCATCATGGACTGTCTGCAGCCACATGAGAAGCCTGAAGAAAACTTATATGAGAATGTGGACATGATATATGTCAATGCCACTGCACTCCGAGAGTTTCGTTAA